Genomic DNA from Paenibacillus sp. MBLB1832:
CATTTAAGCTGCCAGTCATTTATTTTGTTCAAAACAATGGCTACGCCATTACAACACCATACTCCAAACAAACAGGCGCTATGTCTGTTGCACATAAATCCGTTGCTGCCGGTATCAAAGGCGTGCAAGTAGACGGCATGGATGTTCTCGCTGTTGTTCAAGCGGTTACGGAAGCAGCTGAGCGAGGACGCAGAGGCGAAGGCGCAACGTTGATTGAGGCGTTGACATACCGTTACCGTCCGCATTCCTTGGCGGATGACACGACGAAATACCGTACCAAAGATGAAGAATCAGGCTGGGAGCCGAAAGATCCGCTTACACGTATGCGCATCTTCTTGACGAAGAAAGGTCTTTGGAGTGAAGAAGAAGAAGCGGCAGTGAAAGAAGAAGCGAAAGCAACTGTTGCTGAGCATATCAAGAAAGCAGAAGAAACAGAGAAGATGACAGTCGCTGGGTTGATCGACTCCATGTTCGAAGTGACGCCTGCGCATTTGGAAGAACAAAAAGAATCGTATAAATAAAAAGAACAACAAAGCTGATGCGTACGACGTCAGTTTTTCAGACGAAAAACTTTAGGAGGCACTATAGTCATGGCACAAATGACAATGATTCAAGCGATTAAAGATGCAATGCGTGTAGAACTAGAGAGAGATCCTGACGTTATTTTGTTCGGTGAAGACGTTGGTCATGTTGGCGGCGTGTTCCGTGCAACAGAAGGCTTGCAAAAAGAATTCGGCGAAGAGCGTGTATTTGATACGCCGCTGGCTGAGTCTGCAATCGGGGGACTTGCGGTAGGTCTTGGGGTACAAGGCTTCCGCCCAATCGCGGAAATTCAATTCGTTGGTTTCATCTACGAAGCACTTGACCAAATCTGTGTGCAAGCAGCTCGTATGCGTTACCGTTCTGGCGGTCGTTATAACTCCCCAATCGTATTCCGTACACCTTTCGGCGGCGGCGTAAAAGCTGCTGAGCTTCACACGGATGCGCTTGAAGGCTTGCTCGTTCAAACACCTGGAATTAAAGTTGTCGTTCCTTCTAATCCGTACGATGCAAAAGGACTGCTTATCGCTGCAATTCGTGATAATGACCCTGTCTTCTTCATGGAGCATTTGAACTTATACCGCGCATTCCGCGGCGAAGTACCTGAAGGTGAATATACCGTTGAGCTTGGTAAGGCGAACGTAGTTCGTGAAGGCTCTGATGTTACGATTATTACGTATGGAGCTATGGTGCATACATCGATGAAGGCCGCTGAAGAGTTGGAGAAAGAAGGCGTGAAAGTCGAAGTAATCGACCTTCGTACTTTGCTTCCGCTTGATATCGATACGATTGTTGCATCCATCAAGAAAACGAACCGTGCGATTATCGTTCAAGAAGCGCAAAAAACATCTGGTGTAGCAGCAGAAGTTATTGCTCAAATTAATGAGAAAGCGATTCTTCATCTGGAAGCACCGGTATTGCGTGTTGCTCCGCCAGATACTGTGTATCCTTTCGCACAAATCGAAGACGCTTGGTTGCCAAGCCCTGCAAGTGTTATTGCTGGCGTTAAGAAAGTACTCGAATTCTAATACACAGTCGAAGGTAACAGGAGGTCGTACACGTGGCATTGTTTGAATACAAGTTCCCAGAGCTTGGTGAAGGTATACATGAAGGTGAAATCGTTAAGCTGTTAGTGAAAGCTGGCGACACCGTAACAGATGAAACCATTCTGATGGAAGTACAGAATGATAAAGCAGTTGTAGAAGTACCTTGTCCAGTTGAAGGCAAAGTCGTGAGCGTTGCCGTCAAAGACGGACAAGTGTGCACAATCGGCGAGCTTGTAATGACGATCGAAGTGACTGGCGAGATGCCAGCAGCGTCGATGCATCACGGTTCCAGCCACGCGGCGACAGCCGTGGCTGCGCCTCCAGCTGCAGCGCCTGCGCCGGCAGCAGTTGCAGTGGCAGCAGCGCCGGTGGCCGCTGCAGCACCAGCACCAGCCGCGGCGCCTAGCGCAGGCCGCGAAGTGCTTGCGACGCCTAGCGTGCGCAAGCTGGCAAGAGAGAAAGGCATCACACTCGCAGAGGTGACGCCTACAGGGAAGCACGGCCGCGTGACACGCGAGGACGTGCTTGGCTTTACAGGAGCAGGCAGCGTGAGCGCTCCTGCAGCGACAGACGCTGCAGCGGTAGCAGCAGCTGAATCAGGGGCACCTGCTCCGGCACCTCAGCAGGTTGTCGTTGGCGATCGCGTAGAAGAGCGGATTCCGTTCAAGGGTATCCGCAAAATCATCGCGAACGCGATGGTCAAATCCGTGTACACGGCTCCGCACGTGACATTGATGGATGAGATCGACGTGACAGCACTCGTCGCTCTACGCGAGCGTACAAAGCCGCTCGCAGAGAAAAAAGGCGTGAAATTGACGTACCTTCCTTTCATCGTGAAAGCATTGGTGGCAGCATGCCGTCAATTCCCAGTGATGAATGCGATGATCGACGAAGAGAAGCAAGAAATCGTCTACAAAAAGTACTACAACATCGGGATCGCAACAGATACAGACAACGGCTTGCTCGTGCCTGTTATCCATGATGCTGATCGTAAAAACGTATGGTCGATCGCTTCTTCAATCAAAGATTTGGCTGTTCGCGGACGTGAAGGTAAATTGTCTCCGAATGAGCTAAAAGGCAGCACGATTTCCATCACGAACATTGGTTCCGTTGGCGGTATGTTCTTCACACCGGTTATCAACTTCCCTGAAGTTGCTATTCTAGGTGCAGGCCGAATTACAGAGAAGCCAGTTGTGAAAAACGGTCAAATCGTAGCAGCTTCAGTAATGGCGCTTTCCTTGAGTTTCGATCACCGTATCGTAGACGGAGCGACAGCACAAAGCTTCTTGAACTACATCAAACAGCTTCTGGCTGATCCAGAGCTTCTCGTCTTGGAGGTGTAACAGCATGGTCGTAGGAGATGCTTCTTTAGATATAGATTTGTTAGTTATTGGTGCAGGCCCAGGCGGTTACGTAGCCGCCATCCGGGCTGCTCAACTTGGTCAAAGCGTTCTAATTGTTGATAAAGATGCATGGGGTGGCGTGTGTTTGAACCGCGGCTGTATCCCGTCCAAAGCATTGATTTCCGCAGCACACACGTATGAGCATGCTCAGCA
This window encodes:
- a CDS encoding dihydrolipoamide acetyltransferase family protein, whose translation is MALFEYKFPELGEGIHEGEIVKLLVKAGDTVTDETILMEVQNDKAVVEVPCPVEGKVVSVAVKDGQVCTIGELVMTIEVTGEMPAASMHHGSSHAATAVAAPPAAAPAPAAVAVAAAPVAAAAPAPAAAPSAGREVLATPSVRKLAREKGITLAEVTPTGKHGRVTREDVLGFTGAGSVSAPAATDAAAVAAAESGAPAPAPQQVVVGDRVEERIPFKGIRKIIANAMVKSVYTAPHVTLMDEIDVTALVALRERTKPLAEKKGVKLTYLPFIVKALVAACRQFPVMNAMIDEEKQEIVYKKYYNIGIATDTDNGLLVPVIHDADRKNVWSIASSIKDLAVRGREGKLSPNELKGSTISITNIGSVGGMFFTPVINFPEVAILGAGRITEKPVVKNGQIVAASVMALSLSFDHRIVDGATAQSFLNYIKQLLADPELLVLEV
- a CDS encoding alpha-ketoacid dehydrogenase subunit beta codes for the protein MAQMTMIQAIKDAMRVELERDPDVILFGEDVGHVGGVFRATEGLQKEFGEERVFDTPLAESAIGGLAVGLGVQGFRPIAEIQFVGFIYEALDQICVQAARMRYRSGGRYNSPIVFRTPFGGGVKAAELHTDALEGLLVQTPGIKVVVPSNPYDAKGLLIAAIRDNDPVFFMEHLNLYRAFRGEVPEGEYTVELGKANVVREGSDVTIITYGAMVHTSMKAAEELEKEGVKVEVIDLRTLLPLDIDTIVASIKKTNRAIIVQEAQKTSGVAAEVIAQINEKAILHLEAPVLRVAPPDTVYPFAQIEDAWLPSPASVIAGVKKVLEF